Proteins encoded within one genomic window of Plasmodium cynomolgi strain B DNA, chromosome 11, whole genome shotgun sequence:
- a CDS encoding alpha adaptin (putative), with the protein MMKHSIKGLYCFIDEIRNCKCLEDEEKTVLQEIIKIKKKFNEKNISNYKRKKYIWKLIYCHILGYGISLSYLDIIKLMSSTNFSDKYCGYTALSLLVNENNEMLHMMISTIKLDLKSNDEKVNFLALHFASQKINDLLIENMYDDILHIVTSNYIYKPNIRKKAFLCLANIYKKRHDLLLKNKTELEIFKFLDQNLNEVNMFNVFAYLNLIYVIILVFQKYEAMQHYRKKQERRKKKYFDEKNHGGDDDEEEEEDDDDDDEDDDDDDDDGGGREDFKVDSSNSSSLGSKRIISLNIKDEVKRNRFHKHNSSSLSNEQSFLYNDLKKVDKIMEIDSQCSFNIDEINFYEVKKYINKYIHFILNVLYLILDENLKIDEGFYYSQFRYPFLLIKCLQMVQLYDLQGLSQNTINNINDILYRIVSNPFKKLQGKIGFEADKAKGGRPPPSAHGASGVSGVSGIGGVSGIGGVSGIGGVSGIGGVSGASGIGGVSGRTGTGSIGGGNGGRRNIFRKSFSKNSFYRGTKKSKEELRNEKSTTYIEYAIIYECCSVCNFLGNKIEDRNRDIILCLITNSFDSKKSNINYVILNSLAKLKMNIKIYNMLENHIMHLINLLNNDDITIKLHTFNILFNMCNSSNWKLLINVFFSHLPYIDPYIQNEVIIKISILAENFSPDLSWYIDVIFKMIEITYRSIFPEVWFRLVQIVTGFVEGDKSGKGGGDKSGKGGDKLDKGGDKLDKGDSREKGDSRDKASKAVKKDSTSTDNSKAKEDQKVQTYAAMKCYKYLADRYTKIELLIDLCSYIIGSFGHLIKDKVPMNSQLKILEKYFTLGSSNTKCVILMAIMKMVFYDSKLMSPVKKILTNCISHADLELQTRACEFLNLCNLNNPSVLNYLLKGMPLYHTKKVHENFLIKRLLEKNK; encoded by the exons atgatgaagcACAGCATCAAAGGGCTGTACTGCTTCATCGACGAGATCCGGAACTGCAAGTGCCTGGAGGACGAGGAAAAAACGGTGTTGcaggaaataattaaaataaaaaaaaaatttaacgaaaaaaatattagcaATTATAAAAGAAAGAAGTATATATGGAAACTCATCTACTGTCACATATTGGGATATGGAATCTCCCTCTCCTACCTAGACATTATAAAGCTAATGAGTAGCACCAACTTCAGTGACAAGTATTGTGGATACACAGCACTCTCCCTCCTGGTCAACGAAAATAACGAAATGCTTCACATGATGATAAGTACAATCAAATTAGATCTCAAAAGTAATGacgaaaaagtaaattttttagctctccattttgctagccaaaaaataaatgaccTACTTATAGAAAATATGTACGATGATATATTACACATAGTGACATCAAATTACATATACAAACCGAATATTAGGAAAAAAGCCTTCCTGTGTTTggcaaatatttataaaaaaagacacgATTTATTGTTGAAGAATAAAACTGAgttagaaatttttaaatttcttgaTCAAAATTTGAACGAGGTGAATATGTTTAATGTTTTTGCTTATCTCAATTTGATTTATGTCATCATTTTGGTTttccaaaaatatgaagcTATGCAACATTATaggaagaagcaggagagaaggaagaaaaaatacttcGATGAGAAGAACCACGGGGGGGAtgacgacgaggaggaggaggaggacgacgatgACGATGACGAGGATGACGACGATGACGACGACGATGGGGGGGGA AGGGAAGACTTCAAGGTGGACTCCAGCAACTCTAGCAGCCTTGGCAGCAAGAGAATCATCTCGCTGAACATAAAGGACGAGGTGAAGCGGAACAGGTTCCACAAACATAACAGCTCCTCCCTCTCAAACGAACAGAGCTTCCTATAtaacgatttaaaaaaagtcgACAAAATTATGGAAATTGATTCGCAGTGCAGCTTCAACAttgatgaaataaatttttatgaagtcaaaaaatatattaacaaatatATTCACTTTATCTTGAACGTGCTCTACCTCATTTTggatgaaaatttaaaaattgatgaagGGTTTTACTACAGCCAGTTCAGGTACCCCTTCCTACTGATCAAGTGTCTACAGATGGTGCAGCTGTACGACCTGCAGGGCTTGTCCCAGAACACTATTAACAACATTAACGACATTCTCTACAGGATCGTGAGCAACCCGTTTAAGAAGCTGCAGGGCAAGATAGGCTTCGAAGCGGACAAGGCCAAAGGCGGCCGACCCCCCCCCAGCGCGCACGGCGCTAGCGGTGTTAGCGGCGTTAGCGGCATTGGCGGTGTTAGCGGCATTGGCGGTGTTAGCGGCATTGGCGGTGTTAGCGGCATTGGCGGTGTTAGCGGTGCTAGCGGTATTGGCGGTGTTAGCGGCCGTACTGGTACTGGCAGCATTGGCGGCGGAAacggggggaggagaaacatATTCAGGAAAAGCTTCTCAAAAAACAGCTTCTACAGGGGAACGAAAAAATCCAAGGAGGAACtcagaaacgaaaaaagcaCCACCTACATCGAATACGCCATCATATACGAATGCTGCAGtgtatgcaattttttaggAAACAAAATCGAAGACAGAAATAGAGATATTATCCTATGTCTCATCACAAATTCATTCGActcaaaaaaatcaaatattAACTATGTCATTCTTAACAGCTTAGCAAAACTAAAAATGAATATCAAAATATACAACATGTTAGAAAATCACATCATGCATCTAATTAATCTCCTAAATAATGACGACATAACAATTAAGTTACATACCTTCAATATCCTTTTTAACATGTGTAATAGTTCAAATTGGAAATTACTCattaacgtttttttttctcatttacCTTATATTGATccatatatacaaaatgaggttatcataaaaatatccaTTTTAGCTGAAAATTTTTCACCAGACTTGTCTTGGTATATCGatgttatatttaaaatgattGAGATTACTTATAGGTCTATCTTTCCTGAGGTTTGGTTTCGATTAGTTCAGATTGTCACTGGTTTTGTTGAGGGAGATAAATCAGGTAAGGGTGGGGGAGATAAATCAGGTAAGGGAGGAGATAAGCTTGATAAGGGGGGAGATAAGCTTGATAAGGGGGATAGTCGTGAGAAGGGAGACTCACGAGATAAAGCGAGTAAGGCGGTGAAGAAGGATAGTACTTCTACGGATAACAGTAAAGCTAAGGAGGATCAAAAGGTACAGACTTACGCTGCTATGAAATGTTACAAATACTTAGCTGATCGGTACACAAAAATCGAGTTGCTCATCGATCTCTGTTCATACATCATTGGCTCTTTTGGACATCTCATAAAGGATAAAGTACCTATGAACAGTCAGctcaaaattttggaaaaatatttcacacTCGGGTCTTCCAACACCAAATGTGTCATTCTTATGGCCATCATGAAAATGGTCTTCTACGACAGTAAGCTCATGTCAccggtgaaaaaaatactcaCCAATTGTATTAGTCATGCCGATTTGGAGCTTCAGACTAGGGCATGCGAGTTCCTTAATCTTTGCAATTTGAATAACCCTAGTGTCTTGAATTACCTACTCAAGGGGATGCCACTTTATCACACCAAGAAGGTGCACGAAAATTTTCTCATAAAACGTCTCCTGGAGAAGAACAAGTGA
- a CDS encoding mitochondrial import receptor subunit tom40 (putative), with protein sequence MELLKKGNATMLGRAGWRRGSLGLITLCEEKSKELAKEGEKGTLVDNDEGGKINKINDDDSSTLKEQANSPFTNSFDAPNALLFENLNKEYKFITTQDNFDGFRFEVDKTVNKYLQSTHTLFLGTTLRDVGYLYQFGANFTNSDNSLLMISRVNIDGSVNGRFCKRVENHIDCKLNFNTYAKSDTRNMYEMAVEVNKPIYTYSVKTIWQGTWIFNASYTQMLSKKFQAGVDLTYIASNCASIGSFGLRYNHKNNVVSMQVVRQPNFKSPEFMLNQTHLYKIQYAKKVSDRLSLGTELEVTPQTKESAMRLGWDYSFRHAK encoded by the coding sequence ATGGAGTTgttgaaaaagggaaatgcaACTATGTTGGGGAGAGCTGGGTGGAGGAGAGGGAGCCTTGGACTCATCACCCtgtgtgaagaaaaatcaaaagaaTTAGccaaagaaggggaaaaaggtaCCTTAGTAGATAACGATGAAGGTGGgaagataaataaaatcaaCGACGATGATTCAAGTACATTAAAGGAACAAGCTAACTCTCCATTCACTAATTCGTTTGATGCTCCAAATGCTTTGCTCTTTGAAAATCTAAACAAGGAATACAAATTTATAACTACACAGGACAACTTTGATGGATTCAGATTCGAAGTGGATAAAACGGTGAACAAGTATTTACAGTCCACACACACACTCTTCCTTGGCACGACACTAAGGGATGTCGGGTACTTGTATCAGTTCGGGGCTAACTTCACAAACAGTGATAACAGCTTGCTAATGATAAGCAGAGTGAACATTGATGGCAGCGTGAATGGTAGGTTTTGTAAAAGAGTAGAAAATCACATCGACTGTAAGCTCAATTTTAACACCTATGCGAAAAGCGATACGAGAAATATGTACGAAATGGCTGTAGAGGTTAACAAgcctatatatacatacagcGTGAAGACCATATGGCAGGGGACATGGATCTTTAACGCATCGTACACACAAATGttgagtaaaaaatttcaggCTGGGGTGGACCTAACGTATATTGCATCCAATTGTGCTTCTATTGGATCCTTTGGACTTCGATACAATCACAAAAATAATGTCGTGTCTATGCAAGTGGTGAGGCAGCCAAATTTTAAGTCACCTGAATTTATGCTTAACCAGACCCACTTATATAAAATTCAGTACGCTAAGAAGGTGTCCGATCGGTTATCCTTGGGGACAGAACTTGAGGTCACTCCGCAGACGAAGGAATCTGCTATGCGTTTGGGGTGGGACTACTCCTTTCGTCATGCCAAG
- a CDS encoding hypothetical protein (putative): MTEHQFRGKNKKKYWEEEEEGYILTGENRVVTEEERLPSEDDLEVDDMYNYESLSEMKNRLIIKKNKSDEVDRFYDVVGGVATERDLHEIGNPNREYIKQMQEDEMINRIVDMKTISQLKKQKRNLQGEGISPHDEGDTSDPFFDGVYKQSDHSVRLNLKKDSLHGDRLPGPPSDFPPTNGAQGWQWQRQWQRQWQWQVNGEGEKEEKTKETETEKEEKTKETETEKKEEKTETEKKEEKAETEKKEEKAETEKKEEKAETKEDTETKKDETEKTRTSGTRPNRGKHPNSDDNMDDEDRRNNAQSNDGGYQHENEVLFREIKKTFKKYGVCNTKIVEMYEHILDLFEEYKFRKDASGEVKSLEKIYKKKYIELEDIRRNMSKKLVTCAGFFRFFYHVMKLIKSKSNLLDNALAQSFEIDVTFFIIYQNLKLYLYRKYYEKYKLLFIKDYIYSSKYYKRKKEGDKNELVTLLVEDGVIPNNQFVHDSAPFNEYLVNEVKHPDGFNDTRVHYMFDGFSSNYSTDSSESSDWGRTTNDAVKNDQADAAKRKKRKEHKQKYFQTTKMKALKRRYLIAIGSIFKDVHTYFSNFKNSIKYFYLLKLHNEDFYVQHSCMSLFDPIFFFFAKYELLFWDPLYQFYQTRTKKRKLLSLVEDQIGGSHSGHMHAKFVQLYRNDDFVNANNVPRRKKQFLPPVSFQWYKFMDELMYIYQVEEEKEVLKKLYDQIFNNKVHELVEAWNPLSLKQSYNLCVILAEYLLYNQDRREVTDMVKEKINNCVYTFFEGYKNISSQKKKNIFLMRCLKILKSVRGILCLLSDDALHDFVKNIFYNFVLTNYDYSSKLHNLIVSAVVHIILSLDIPKESKFFEDISSVLSGITARLSSGDFENGKFKVEN, translated from the exons ATGACTGAGCACCAGTTTCGTGGAAAGAATAAGAAGAAATAttgggaggaggaggaggagggctACATATTGACGGGAGAAAACCGCGTAGTGACTGAGGAGGAGCGCTTACCGAGCGAAGACGACCTAGAAGTAGATGATATGTACAACTACGAATCGCTGagcgaaatgaaaaacagactcataataaaaaaaaacaaaagtgaCGAAGTGGATCGCTTTTATGACGTGGTAGGGGGAGTAGCAACTGAGCGGGATCTCCACGAAATTGGAAACCCCAACAGGGAGTACATAAAACAAATGCAGGAGGATGAAATGATTAACCGAATTGTGGATATGAAGACCATTTCGCAGttaaagaagcagaaaaggaaCCTTCAGGGGGAGGGGATCTCCCCTCATGATGAGGGTGATACAAGCGATCCATTTTTCGATGGAGTGTACAAGCAGAGTGACCACTCAGTTCGgttaaatttgaagaaggatTCTTTGCATGGCGATCGTCTACCGGGGCCCCCTTCGGACTTTCCCCCTACGAATGGCGCACAGGGTTGGCAGTGGCAGCGGCAGTGGCAGCGGCAGTGGCAGTGGCAGGTaaatggggagggggagaaggaggagaagacgAAGGAGACGGAGacggagaaggaggagaagacgAAGGAGACGGagacggagaagaaggaggagaagacggagacggagaagaaggaggagaaggcggagacggagaagaaggaggagaaggcggagacggagaagaaggaggagaaggcgGAGACGAAGGAGGACACGGAGACGAAGAAGGATGAGACGGAGAAGACGCGAACAAGTGGGACGCGCCCGAACCGGGGAAAACACCCAAACAGTGATGACAACATGGATGATGAGGACAGGCGAAACAACGCCCAAAGCAACGACGGTGGGTACCAACACGAAAATGAAGTCCTCTTTAGGGAGAtcaaaaaaacttttaaaaaatacggCGTCTGTAACACAAAGATTGTCGAAATGTATGAACACATCCTGGACCTTTTCGAGGAGTACAAATTCCGAAAGGATGCATCAGGAGAAGTAAAaagtttagaaaaaatttacaaaaaaaagtatatcgAATTGGAAGACATCAGAAGGAACATGTCAAAAAAACTTGTCACCTGTGCAGGTTTCTTTAGATTCTTTTATCATGTGATGAAGCTGATCAAATCGAAAAGCAATCTGTTAGACAACGCACTAGCACAGTCCTTCGAGATTGATGTcaccttttttatcatataccAAAATTTGAAGTTATACCTTTACAGAAAGTACTACGAAAAATACAAGCTCCTTTTCATCAAGGATTATATTTACAGCTCTAAATattacaaaaggaagaaagaggGAGACAAAAACGAATTGGTGACACTGTTGGTAGAGGATGGAGTTATCCCGAACAACCAATTTGTACATGACTCTGCACCCTTTAACGAGTACCTCGTCAATGAGGTCAAACATCCCGATGGATTCAACGACACCCGTGTGCACTACATGTTCGATGGGTTCTCCAGTAATTACTCCACAGATTCATCGGAGTCTTCCGATTGGGGTAGGACTACGAACGATGCTGTGAAGAATGACCAGGCAGATGCagccaaaaggaagaagcggaaggaaCATAAGCAGAAGTATTTCCAAACGACCAAAATGAAAGCATTAAAGAGGAGGTACCTCATAGCCATCGGGAGCATCTTCAAAGACGTGCACACCTATTTTTCGAACTTTAAAAATtctattaaatatttttatttgctcaAATTACACAACGAAGATTTTTACGTACAACACAGTTGCATGTCCTTATTCGatcctatattttttttttttgcaaaatatgagTTACTCTTTTGGGATCCTTTATACCAGTTTTACCAGACCAGAACTAAGAAAAGGAAGCTACTCTCCTTGGTCGAAGATCAAATTGGGGGGAGCCACTCGGGGCACATGCATGCCAAGTTTGTGCAGCTGTACAGAAATGACGACTTCGTCAATGCAAATAACGTTCCTCGGCGGAAGAAACAGTTCCTGCCCCCTGTG AGCTTCCAGTGGTACAAATTTATGGACGAGCTGATGTATATCTACCaagtggaggaggaaaaggaagtcCTGAAAAAGCTGTACGaccaaatttttaacaataagGTGCACGAATTAGTGGAGGCATGGAACCCCCTATCCTTGAAGCAAAGCTACAATTTGTGTGTAATCCTGGCAGAGTACCTCCTCTACAATCAGGACCGGAGAGAGGTTACCGACATGGTGAAAGAGAAGATAAACAACTgtgtgtatacattttttgagggatataaaaatataagtagccaaaaaaaaaaaaatatcttcctAATGAGGTGTTTAAAGATATTAAAAAGTGTAAGGGGCATCCTTTGTTTGCTGAGTGACGATGCCCTGCAcgattttgttaaaaatattttttacaactttgtCCTCACGAATTATGATTATTCCAGCAAATTACACAATTTGATTGTGTCAGCCGTGGTGCACATAATCCTCTCGCTGGATATTCCAAAGGAGAGCAAATTTTTCGAAGACATTTCCAGTGTGTTGTCTGGCATCACGGCTAGGCTCAGCTCGGGCGACTTCGAAAACGGGAAATTCAAGGTGGAAAATTAG